The following coding sequences are from one Nitrospira sp. window:
- a CDS encoding sigma-54 dependent transcriptional regulator translates to MTAPHVLIIDDDQAVRDVLQETLSSEGYTVSVAADATTGMQVVKEHPVQILVTDFQLPDFNGLEVIERVTRIDSKIIPIVMTGFGTVECAVQAMKAGAFDFVTKPFDPDTVVVVVKKAIEFQRLRQENQFLRKAVREQYRLEQLIGVSEPMQQVLDFVQKVADSDSTVLIQGESGTGKELVARMLHFNSSRKDRPMVPVNCGAIPETLLESELFGHEKGAFTGAAQTRMGRFELANGGTIFLDEVGEMSLSLQVKLLRVIQERSFERVGGSRTIQVDVRIVAATNQDLEKMVEEKRFRQDLFYRLNVIPIVTPPLRDRQSDIPLLIEHFLKRFNHMKQTAITGFAPEALEVLTAFHWPGNIRELENMIERLVVLKKQGLLTVADLPEKLHKKTASQPEMKDQFIRFTEDGIHLSNEVEQYENQLIGEAMRKANGVTARAAQLLHVNRTTLVEKLKRRGIDSKSRVEALPN, encoded by the coding sequence ATGACTGCTCCTCATGTTTTAATCATTGACGACGACCAAGCGGTGCGTGATGTGCTGCAGGAGACCCTGTCTTCTGAAGGATATACCGTCTCAGTCGCCGCCGATGCCACGACCGGCATGCAAGTCGTCAAAGAGCATCCTGTTCAGATCCTGGTCACGGACTTCCAGCTGCCCGACTTTAACGGCCTCGAAGTCATTGAGCGAGTGACCAGGATTGACTCGAAAATCATTCCTATCGTCATGACCGGATTTGGAACCGTTGAGTGTGCGGTCCAGGCCATGAAAGCGGGCGCATTCGATTTTGTGACGAAGCCCTTCGATCCCGATACCGTCGTGGTGGTGGTGAAAAAAGCCATCGAGTTCCAACGTCTTCGCCAGGAAAACCAATTTCTCCGGAAAGCCGTGCGCGAGCAGTACCGCCTCGAGCAATTGATCGGCGTCAGCGAACCGATGCAGCAGGTCTTGGACTTTGTCCAAAAAGTCGCTGACAGCGACAGCACCGTCTTGATTCAGGGAGAAAGCGGAACGGGAAAAGAGTTGGTGGCACGGATGCTCCACTTCAACAGTTCCCGCAAAGATCGCCCGATGGTTCCGGTCAACTGCGGCGCCATTCCGGAAACGTTGCTCGAATCTGAACTGTTCGGGCATGAAAAAGGCGCCTTTACCGGTGCCGCCCAGACGCGAATGGGCCGATTCGAACTGGCCAATGGCGGAACGATCTTCCTCGACGAAGTCGGCGAAATGAGTCTCTCGCTCCAGGTCAAATTGCTGAGGGTGATACAAGAACGATCCTTTGAGCGGGTAGGAGGAAGTCGGACGATTCAAGTCGATGTCCGGATTGTCGCGGCCACCAACCAGGACCTGGAGAAAATGGTCGAAGAGAAGCGGTTCCGGCAAGATCTCTTTTATCGCCTCAACGTCATTCCGATCGTTACCCCGCCATTGCGCGATCGGCAAAGCGATATTCCCTTGCTGATCGAACATTTCCTGAAACGCTTCAATCATATGAAACAAACCGCCATCACGGGGTTTGCCCCTGAGGCGCTGGAGGTGTTGACGGCGTTTCATTGGCCCGGGAATATTCGCGAGCTGGAAAATATGATCGAGCGTTTGGTCGTGCTCAAGAAACAGGGGCTCTTGACCGTTGCCGACTTGCCCGAGAAGCTGCACAAGAAAACGGCAAGTCAGCCCGAGATGAAGGACCAGTTCATCCGCTTTACCGAAGACGGAATTCATCTGTCCAATGAAGTTGAGCAATACGAGAATCAATTGATCGGCGAAGCCATGCGGAAGGCGAATGGCGTCACCGCACGCGCGGCGCAGCTGCTCCACGTCAATCGCACGACACTCGTTGAGAAGTTGAAGCGCAGAGGGATCGACTCGAAATCCCGCGTCGAAGCGCTGCCGAATTAA
- a CDS encoding tyrosine-type recombinase/integrase, with translation MGMIYRRKQRDPASHKLIEAGPYWIKYYIEGRPIQESTKTIDREEAKRLLKEKEGDVAKGLYRGPRVERTKFEDLADLVKQDYQLNKRKTLRRIGEYMLHLKPFFGKMRAVRITTERVKAYIVKRQSQGAANGTINRELGYLKRIFKLGFEQTPQLVARIPHIPQLKEHNTRSGFLEHEDFLALRGALPDYAQVAVSLAYYSGMRMGEVCSLQWRQINWTEGKLFLQAQDTKTNTPAFSF, from the coding sequence ATGGGCATGATCTACCGCAGGAAGCAGAGAGATCCTGCATCGCATAAGTTGATCGAGGCCGGCCCGTACTGGATCAAGTACTACATTGAAGGCAGGCCGATTCAGGAGAGTACGAAGACAATCGACAGAGAAGAAGCCAAGAGGCTCCTCAAGGAGAAGGAGGGGGACGTTGCAAAAGGGCTGTATCGTGGACCAAGAGTTGAGCGAACCAAGTTCGAAGACCTTGCAGATTTAGTGAAGCAGGACTACCAACTGAATAAACGAAAGACGCTGCGCCGCATCGGCGAATATATGCTCCATCTCAAGCCATTTTTCGGGAAGATGCGTGCAGTCAGAATCACGACTGAGCGAGTGAAAGCGTACATCGTCAAGCGCCAGAGTCAGGGTGCCGCAAACGGTACGATTAATCGCGAACTTGGATACCTCAAGCGAATATTCAAGTTGGGGTTTGAGCAGACTCCGCAACTGGTGGCTCGAATTCCCCATATCCCACAGTTGAAAGAGCACAACACACGATCGGGGTTCTTAGAACATGAAGATTTCCTAGCGCTCAGAGGCGCGTTACCCGATTACGCACAGGTTGCCGTCAGTCTTGCCTATTACAGCGGTATGAGGATGGGCGAAGTCTGCTCTCTTCAGTGGCGTCAGATTAATTGGACGGAAGGCAAACTCTTCCTTCAAGCGCAGGATACCAAGACCAATACCCCCGCGTTCTCTTTCTGA
- a CDS encoding transposase, with the protein MARQLRLEYPGALYHVTARGNDQQTIFHDEADRQHFVKLFGQEILQQRWRCYAYCLMDNHYHLLIETQEANLSRGMRCLNGSYTQRFNWRHQRVGHLLQGRFKSGRAGKLSVGALSVCRLESDPCGDSACATGLELE; encoded by the coding sequence ATGGCTCGCCAACTGCGGCTTGAATATCCTGGTGCCCTCTATCACGTCACGGCTCGCGGGAATGACCAGCAAACAATCTTTCATGACGAGGCCGACCGGCAGCATTTCGTGAAATTGTTTGGTCAAGAAATTCTCCAGCAGCGCTGGCGGTGCTATGCCTATTGCCTGATGGACAATCACTATCACCTCTTGATCGAAACCCAGGAAGCGAACTTGAGTCGCGGAATGCGGTGCTTAAATGGGAGCTATACCCAGCGTTTCAATTGGCGTCATCAGCGGGTCGGCCATCTACTCCAAGGCCGATTCAAGAGTGGTCGAGCGGGAAAGCTATCTGTTGGAGCTCTGTCGGTATGTCGTCTTGAATCCGATCCGTGCGGGGATAGTGCCTGCGCCACAGGACTGGAGCTGGAGTAG
- a CDS encoding thermonuclease family protein, which yields MKSAGVETAHIILFLLLLSLCLYAGELSWHVISVLDGDTIEVLHNRHSERIRLSGIDCPEKGQAFGQKAKHTASDLAFGKEVTIQTHGHDKYKRTIGDVILPGA from the coding sequence GTGAAATCTGCAGGAGTCGAAACGGCTCATATCATCTTATTCCTTCTGTTGCTGTCTTTATGTCTCTATGCCGGCGAACTGTCCTGGCATGTCATCTCTGTCCTCGACGGCGACACCATTGAAGTCCTGCACAACCGACACTCGGAACGTATCCGCCTCAGCGGGATCGACTGCCCGGAGAAAGGCCAAGCTTTTGGGCAGAAGGCCAAGCACACCGCCTCTGACCTTGCCTTTGGGAAAGAAGTTACCATCCAGACTCACGGTCACGACAAGTACAAACGCACCATTGGGGATGTAATCCTTCCAGGGGCATGA